A part of Synechococcus sp. KORDI-49 genomic DNA contains:
- a CDS encoding aminotransferase class IV, with translation MTRAIAWLNGQWGAPHELSLPLNDRGLQLADGLFETVLIESGEPRLLEEHLQRWSISANLLGMAPPPERSHLQPLIEEATQRCGLQRQSAVLRLNWSRGESGRRGIDVPQPAQHRFWMTLESGAPTFSAVTAIICQQERRNADSLISRCKTFAYSQAVLARREATLQGCDDALLLNTRGQLCCGTVANLMVRRNGSWLTPPLSSGCLPGVMRGRALTLGLVKEAELGSDLNPDDEAVLINSLSCRPVIALNGLPRTLADTERFWQSLLN, from the coding sequence ATGACCCGAGCGATCGCCTGGCTGAACGGGCAGTGGGGGGCTCCGCATGAGCTGAGCCTGCCCCTCAACGACCGTGGACTGCAACTCGCCGATGGCCTCTTCGAAACTGTGCTCATTGAGAGTGGTGAACCTCGACTGCTGGAGGAACATCTGCAGCGATGGAGCATCAGCGCCAACCTGCTTGGCATGGCACCACCCCCGGAGCGGAGCCATCTGCAACCGCTGATCGAGGAAGCGACCCAGCGCTGTGGTCTGCAGAGGCAAAGCGCTGTCCTCCGACTCAACTGGAGCCGTGGCGAATCAGGCCGGCGGGGAATCGATGTGCCTCAACCGGCACAACATCGATTCTGGATGACTCTCGAGTCCGGAGCACCGACATTCAGCGCTGTGACAGCGATCATCTGTCAACAGGAACGACGCAACGCCGACAGCCTGATCAGTCGATGCAAAACCTTTGCCTACAGCCAGGCGGTTCTGGCACGTCGGGAAGCCACGTTGCAAGGGTGCGATGACGCCCTGCTTCTGAACACCCGAGGTCAGTTGTGCTGCGGCACAGTGGCCAATCTGATGGTGAGGCGCAACGGTTCCTGGCTGACGCCACCACTGAGCAGCGGATGCCTGCCGGGGGTGATGAGGGGACGGGCGCTGACGCTGGGATTGGTGAAGGAAGCGGAGCTTGGATCAGACCTGAACCCAGACGACGAGGCCGTTCTGATCAACAGCCTGAGCTGCCGACCGGTGATCGCCTTGAACGGACTGCCGCGAACTCTGGCTGACACAGAACGCTTTTGGCAGAGCCTGCTGAATTAG
- the yedP gene encoding mannosyl-3-phosphoglycerate phosphatase-related protein YedP: MRERLSSRWWVVTDLDGTLLDHAYDWTPAETALRWLQQRGIPVIPCTSKTAEEVRQFRAAAQLKDPYIVENGGAIHGSSDTGEDWEEALGPGWTALKPQLSELAEELGEPLQALDELTDDQGERLLGLSGERLQQAQRRRWSVPFVPPSVQIQPRLEALASVRGLAVVRGNRMCHLLGADVSKGRALNVLRQRVGAPGVKVLALGDSPNDLPLLEVADLAVVVPGPAGPHPELSVNVASGRFQLARDIHGAGWAESVRRLLPED, from the coding sequence ATGAGAGAACGCCTCAGTTCCCGGTGGTGGGTGGTGACGGATCTGGATGGCACCCTGCTGGACCATGCCTACGACTGGACTCCGGCCGAAACGGCCCTGAGATGGCTCCAGCAGCGTGGAATTCCTGTGATTCCCTGCACCAGCAAGACCGCGGAGGAGGTGCGTCAGTTCCGGGCAGCGGCTCAGCTGAAGGATCCCTACATCGTTGAGAACGGCGGTGCCATCCACGGTTCATCCGACACAGGTGAGGACTGGGAGGAGGCTCTTGGTCCCGGTTGGACAGCTTTGAAGCCACAGTTGTCTGAGCTGGCCGAGGAGCTCGGTGAACCGCTGCAAGCTCTCGATGAACTGACGGATGATCAGGGAGAGCGCCTGCTTGGACTCTCCGGCGAGCGATTGCAGCAGGCCCAGCGCCGTCGTTGGAGTGTCCCTTTCGTTCCCCCGTCCGTGCAGATTCAGCCTCGCCTCGAGGCTCTGGCGTCAGTCCGCGGTCTGGCAGTTGTGCGCGGTAACAGGATGTGTCACCTCCTCGGAGCCGACGTCAGCAAAGGCAGGGCGCTGAATGTTCTGCGGCAACGTGTCGGTGCACCCGGGGTGAAGGTGCTGGCCCTCGGGGATTCGCCCAATGATCTTCCTCTGCTGGAGGTGGCTGATCTTGCCGTTGTTGTTCCTGGCCCTGCAGGTCCTCATCCGGAGTTGAGTGTGAACGTGGCGAGCGGTCGCTTTCAACTGGCTCGGGATATTCATGGCGCTGGCTGGGCTGAATCGGTCCGGCGCCTGCTTCCGGAGGATTAG
- a CDS encoding sugar phosphorylase translates to MQLPRDETLQALLHDLYLDDSSVDPEVLSSQLLQILRGSANDGDCIAVDERWSGADAVLITYADTVTEQEKPGLQSLRLLVNRHLNPFASVIHVLPFLQSTSDGGFAVASHDQLESRHGDWGDLSALAGGRRLMADLVLNHISASHPWVQQFLCDDEPGRSCVLEASPSTCWDAVVRPRSSSLFTQLCGPAGVRQVWTTFGPDQVDVDWRSPEVLLGFTRLLARMVRHGVRWVRLDAVGFIWKTPGTGCIHLPQAHRIVEVMRHLMDAACSHGVVVTETNVPEQENLSYLISGREAHLAYNFPLPPLLLESAISGRADLLNGWLSRWPQLPEATGLFNFTACHDGVGLRALEGLMPERRLLQLLIACEQRGGLISHRRLTSGEEAPYEINISWWSAMADGGIDPAHHQRARFLMTQLLILALPGVPAFYLPALLAAPNDLGRFRRTGHRRDLNRPQFKAEALERRLQDPDSDATAVTTMLARALDVRKTQAALHPDAALEVLSTGRSDLVVLRRSRHGQVLLAIHNLTPSRLTLALGGFVDPVTGPWVDCLNGSTEALSSLLQLEPYAVHWLIQS, encoded by the coding sequence ATGCAGCTCCCGCGCGACGAAACGCTGCAGGCACTGCTCCATGACCTCTACCTCGACGATTCTTCCGTTGATCCCGAGGTGCTGTCGTCGCAATTGCTGCAGATTCTGCGTGGTAGTGCAAACGATGGCGATTGCATTGCCGTCGATGAGCGCTGGTCAGGGGCTGATGCCGTTCTGATCACCTATGCGGATACGGTGACAGAGCAGGAGAAGCCCGGCCTTCAGAGCCTGCGGCTTCTGGTGAACCGTCACCTCAACCCCTTCGCATCTGTCATTCACGTGCTGCCTTTCCTGCAGTCCACCAGCGATGGCGGTTTCGCAGTGGCCAGTCATGACCAACTTGAGTCGCGTCATGGTGACTGGGGTGATCTCTCCGCGCTTGCCGGGGGGCGACGCCTGATGGCTGATCTGGTGCTGAATCACATCTCGGCGTCCCATCCCTGGGTTCAACAGTTTCTGTGCGATGACGAACCGGGTCGCTCCTGTGTTCTGGAAGCCTCTCCCTCCACCTGCTGGGACGCTGTGGTCCGGCCCCGCAGTTCTTCCCTGTTCACCCAGCTCTGTGGTCCCGCGGGAGTGCGTCAGGTCTGGACCACCTTCGGTCCTGACCAGGTCGATGTGGACTGGCGCAGTCCGGAGGTTCTGCTCGGGTTCACGCGATTGCTGGCACGGATGGTCCGCCACGGGGTGCGCTGGGTGCGACTCGATGCCGTCGGTTTCATCTGGAAGACCCCAGGCACCGGATGTATCCATCTGCCCCAGGCCCACCGGATCGTTGAGGTGATGAGGCATCTCATGGATGCGGCCTGCTCACACGGCGTGGTGGTGACGGAGACGAATGTGCCGGAGCAGGAGAACCTGTCGTATCTGATCAGTGGCCGGGAGGCTCATCTGGCCTACAACTTTCCCCTGCCACCCCTGTTGCTGGAATCAGCGATCAGCGGTCGTGCAGACCTGCTGAATGGATGGCTGAGCCGATGGCCTCAGCTCCCGGAAGCAACGGGTCTGTTCAATTTCACGGCCTGTCATGACGGGGTTGGGCTGAGGGCCCTCGAGGGGCTGATGCCTGAGAGACGTCTGCTGCAGCTGTTGATCGCCTGCGAACAGAGGGGTGGCTTGATCAGCCATCGTCGACTGACCAGCGGCGAAGAGGCGCCGTATGAAATCAACATCAGTTGGTGGAGCGCCATGGCGGATGGGGGAATCGATCCTGCTCACCACCAGCGGGCCCGGTTTCTGATGACTCAGCTGCTGATCCTTGCCCTGCCCGGAGTTCCGGCGTTCTACCTTCCCGCCCTGCTGGCTGCGCCCAATGATCTCGGACGCTTCCGTCGCACGGGTCACCGTCGGGATCTCAACCGACCTCAGTTCAAGGCCGAGGCTTTGGAGCGTCGTCTTCAGGATCCCGACAGTGATGCCACGGCGGTGACGACGATGCTTGCTCGGGCTCTGGACGTTCGCAAGACCCAGGCTGCGCTCCACCCGGACGCAGCGCTTGAGGTGCTCAGCACGGGCCGATCCGATCTTGTGGTTCTGCGCCGTTCCCGCCATGGTCAGGTCCTGCTGGCGATTCACAACCTCACTCCCTCCCGCCTGACGCTGGCGCTGGGGGGATTCGTCGACCCTGTGACAGGCCCCTGGGTCGATTGTCTCAACGGCTCGACTGAAGCGCTCAGCTCTCTGCTGCAGTTGGAGCCCTATGCCGTGCACTGGTTGATTCAGTCATGA
- a CDS encoding glycosyl transferase has product MDFQQSLITTVHDYSLGNLDSVAFNRELTQRPTTLLIPCLMEEFSRPALGLIRDTLSTLKGLNRLVIALAAPAAEDVAHAEAFFAGMPFPVQVHWTNGPAVKQLLESMGELGLDVTGPPGKGWAVWQGLGVACQDAEVVGLFDADIRTFGSAYPERMLRPLLDRSHGVAYVKAFYSRLSLETQALQGRATRLFVGPLLVSLEQIFGPLPYLRYLQSFRYPLAGEFAFTTDLAMNLRIPSDWGLEVGLLSEVFRHVAPTRIAQVDLGLFDHKHKELGSKPSEGLQRMAGEIFGTVLRGLMEHEGSVMTMDQIPTLEVLYRRVGEDRVRQFGIDSAINRLPYDRHGEELAVHRFAELLRSGLSDLMASPIAHQLPSWSRLKSCNPSLQADLSDAGQADRTMSATSTRAQTLRRPNHKPRTTSTELVA; this is encoded by the coding sequence ATGGATTTTCAGCAAAGCCTGATCACCACGGTTCATGACTACAGCCTTGGCAATCTCGATTCCGTCGCGTTCAACCGAGAGCTGACGCAACGGCCCACGACGCTGCTGATTCCTTGCCTGATGGAGGAATTCAGCCGACCCGCCCTTGGCCTGATCCGCGACACCCTCTCAACCTTGAAGGGTCTGAACCGCCTTGTGATCGCCCTGGCGGCGCCGGCGGCGGAGGATGTGGCGCATGCGGAAGCCTTTTTCGCCGGCATGCCCTTCCCGGTTCAAGTGCACTGGACCAATGGACCGGCGGTCAAGCAGCTCCTTGAATCGATGGGTGAGCTGGGACTGGATGTCACCGGACCGCCAGGCAAAGGTTGGGCGGTCTGGCAAGGACTCGGTGTCGCCTGTCAGGACGCTGAAGTGGTGGGTCTGTTCGATGCCGACATTCGCACCTTCGGTTCCGCTTACCCGGAACGCATGCTGCGTCCGCTGCTGGATCGCTCCCATGGAGTGGCTTATGTGAAAGCCTTCTACAGCAGGCTCTCGCTGGAAACGCAGGCGCTGCAGGGACGCGCAACAAGGCTGTTTGTCGGCCCACTGCTCGTGAGCCTGGAGCAGATCTTCGGCCCGCTTCCCTACCTGCGGTATCTGCAGTCCTTTCGTTATCCACTCGCAGGAGAATTTGCCTTCACAACCGATCTGGCCATGAACCTCCGCATCCCATCCGATTGGGGGCTGGAGGTGGGACTTCTGTCGGAGGTCTTTCGCCATGTGGCCCCGACCCGCATCGCTCAGGTGGACCTCGGCCTGTTTGATCACAAACACAAGGAGCTTGGCAGCAAACCCAGCGAAGGGCTCCAGCGCATGGCTGGTGAGATCTTCGGCACCGTGCTGCGAGGATTGATGGAGCACGAAGGATCCGTGATGACCATGGATCAAATACCAACCCTTGAGGTGCTTTATCGACGGGTCGGTGAAGATCGGGTCCGACAGTTCGGCATCGATTCAGCCATCAACCGTCTGCCGTACGACCGACACGGAGAGGAACTGGCCGTGCATCGTTTTGCTGAACTGCTGAGAAGTGGATTGTCAGATCTCATGGCATCACCGATTGCCCACCAATTGCCGAGCTGGTCGCGACTGAAAAGCTGTAACCCATCTCTACAAGCTGATTTGAGTGATGCCGGGCAAGCGGATCGAACCATGTCTGCGACGTCGACGCGAGCACAGACCCTGAGGCGGCCCAATCACAAGCCCAGAACAACATCTACTGAATTGGTGGCCTAA
- a CDS encoding DUF1830 domain-containing protein: MECVYHNDTDRMVIVKCVGQDQFYREKVVLPTELFWFEAPENARLEIWRMSLQGQMLQVRADVKEYATQDEPAEETLGAC; the protein is encoded by the coding sequence ATGGAATGCGTCTATCACAACGACACCGATCGAATGGTGATCGTGAAATGCGTCGGCCAGGATCAGTTCTATCGAGAGAAAGTCGTGTTGCCGACTGAATTGTTCTGGTTCGAAGCACCTGAAAATGCTCGCCTCGAAATCTGGAGGATGTCACTCCAAGGCCAGATGCTTCAGGTCAGAGCTGATGTCAAGGAATATGCAACGCAGGATGAACCAGCCGAAGAGACACTCGGAGCCTGCTGA
- a CDS encoding formamidase translates to MASTGSVSSWDESLLVAMIQYPVPVITGPADIQTQVDQICKAVASTKAGYPEADLIVMPEYSTQGLNTAIWTYDEMLLRIDSPEIDRFKQACKENDVWGVFSLMEQNDDPSLPPFNSAIIINSDGEIALHYRKLQPWVPIEPWSPGNYGMPVCDGPKGSKLAVCICHDGMFPELAREAAYKGANVYIRISGYSTQVNDQWIWTNRTNAWQNLMYTISVNLAGYDGVFYYFGEGTVCNYDGNVIQQGHRNPWEIVTAELFPRLVDKARENWALENNIFNLGCRAYVGQPGGEKENYLTWVKDLANGEYKLPWDEKVRIRDGWKYYPDGVKLGPMPQNGVKKSIPAAAAS, encoded by the coding sequence ATGGCTAGTACCGGCAGCGTCAGCTCGTGGGATGAATCATTGCTGGTTGCAATGATTCAATATCCTGTGCCTGTCATTACAGGTCCAGCGGATATCCAGACACAAGTTGATCAGATTTGCAAAGCCGTAGCGTCAACCAAGGCTGGTTACCCGGAGGCAGATCTGATTGTGATGCCTGAATACTCCACTCAAGGTTTAAACACAGCGATTTGGACCTACGACGAGATGCTGCTACGCATCGATTCTCCGGAGATTGATCGCTTCAAACAGGCTTGCAAAGAGAATGATGTTTGGGGTGTTTTCTCTCTTATGGAGCAGAACGACGACCCAAGCCTGCCTCCATTCAACTCGGCCATCATCATCAATTCAGATGGTGAAATTGCTCTTCACTACAGAAAACTCCAGCCATGGGTGCCGATTGAGCCATGGTCTCCAGGCAACTACGGAATGCCGGTGTGCGACGGCCCCAAGGGCTCCAAGCTTGCAGTGTGCATCTGCCATGACGGCATGTTCCCAGAACTCGCTCGGGAGGCTGCTTACAAAGGAGCCAACGTTTATATCCGCATCTCTGGTTACTCAACCCAGGTGAATGATCAATGGATCTGGACTAACCGAACCAACGCTTGGCAGAATCTGATGTACACGATTTCTGTAAACTTAGCTGGTTATGACGGCGTCTTCTATTACTTCGGCGAAGGAACAGTTTGCAATTACGATGGAAATGTAATCCAGCAGGGCCACAGGAATCCTTGGGAAATCGTTACTGCTGAGCTGTTCCCTCGACTGGTTGATAAAGCAAGAGAGAACTGGGCCCTCGAAAACAACATCTTCAACCTAGGATGCCGGGCTTATGTCGGTCAACCCGGGGGAGAGAAAGAGAATTACCTCACGTGGGTCAAGGATCTTGCCAATGGAGAATACAAACTCCCTTGGGACGAAAAAGTGCGCATCCGCGATGGCTGGAAGTACTACCCCGATGGGGTCAAATTGGGACCGATGCCACAGAACGGAGTCAAAAAATCGATTCCCGCAGCAGCGGCAAGCTGA
- the fmdA gene encoding formamidase yields MPETLFKVDLTKPMDQQEMPGHNRWHPDIPAVASVNPGDIFRIECKDWTDGQIKDNDDPKDIADVNLEVVHVLSGPIWVNGAQPGDILVVDILEVGALQGDEWGFTGIFAKENGGGFLTDHFPKAAKAIWDLEGIYTSSRHIPGVRFAGITHPGLIGCAPSMELLQEWNRRETELVQTAPDRRTYGAGLSGTEPVLAALPNPNSAILGNVASGDFERIANEAARTVPPREHGGNCDIKNLTKGTRIYFPVYVEGAKLSMGDIHFSQGDGEISFCGAIEMSGYLDLHVELIKGGMAKYGMVNPMFKTSPVEPHYSDYLVFEGISVDEFEGKQYYMDVHIAYRRACLNAIEYLKKFGYTGEQAYLLLSCAPVEGRISGIVDIPNACCTLAIPTSIFDKDILPC; encoded by the coding sequence ATGCCCGAAACCCTTTTCAAGGTTGATCTCACCAAGCCAATGGATCAACAGGAAATGCCTGGACATAATCGTTGGCATCCTGATATTCCCGCGGTCGCGTCAGTAAATCCAGGCGACATCTTTCGCATTGAGTGCAAAGATTGGACCGATGGTCAGATTAAAGATAACGACGACCCGAAAGATATCGCTGATGTCAATCTTGAGGTTGTTCATGTCTTAAGTGGACCAATCTGGGTCAATGGTGCTCAGCCAGGAGATATCCTGGTGGTCGATATCCTCGAAGTTGGAGCACTTCAAGGAGATGAATGGGGCTTTACTGGAATCTTCGCCAAAGAAAATGGTGGAGGATTCCTGACGGATCATTTTCCTAAAGCAGCCAAAGCAATCTGGGATCTGGAAGGGATCTACACGTCCTCTCGCCACATTCCCGGAGTTCGTTTCGCTGGCATCACCCACCCAGGCCTGATCGGCTGTGCTCCCTCCATGGAGCTGCTTCAGGAGTGGAACCGCCGAGAAACCGAGCTGGTTCAGACCGCTCCAGACCGCAGAACCTACGGGGCTGGACTCTCAGGAACGGAACCTGTTCTGGCAGCTCTGCCGAATCCAAACAGTGCCATTCTCGGGAACGTTGCCTCTGGGGATTTCGAAAGGATTGCCAACGAGGCAGCTCGAACTGTTCCTCCTCGCGAACATGGAGGAAACTGCGACATCAAAAATCTGACGAAAGGGACACGCATCTATTTCCCTGTGTATGTCGAGGGTGCGAAGCTCTCCATGGGTGACATTCACTTTTCTCAAGGTGATGGTGAAATTTCATTCTGTGGCGCCATCGAGATGTCTGGATATCTCGATCTTCATGTTGAGCTGATCAAAGGCGGAATGGCTAAATATGGGATGGTCAATCCTATGTTCAAGACAAGCCCTGTTGAACCTCACTACTCTGACTATCTGGTTTTCGAAGGGATTTCAGTCGATGAATTCGAAGGCAAGCAATACTATATGGATGTACATATCGCCTATCGCAGAGCCTGCCTCAACGCAATTGAATACCTGAAAAAGTTTGGCTACACAGGTGAACAGGCTTACCTTTTGCTGAGCTGCGCCCCAGTCGAAGGACGAATCAGCGGAATCGTCGATATTCCAAACGCATGCTGCACTCTCGCCATACCAACGTCGATCTTCGACAAGGACATTCTTCCATGTTAA
- a CDS encoding FmdB family zinc ribbon protein translates to MPVYEYSCQSGECDTYEVWRSIDQRAIQTECPTCGSEGKRVFNPPMMLSSSIRLKVEAKEPKLISKKNSSRASEATKPRLRTNDSRPWMLNRGC, encoded by the coding sequence ATGCCTGTCTACGAATATTCCTGCCAATCTGGTGAATGTGACACCTATGAAGTATGGCGATCTATTGATCAACGTGCCATCCAAACAGAATGTCCTACCTGTGGCAGTGAAGGGAAGAGGGTTTTCAATCCACCCATGATGTTATCCTCTTCAATTCGATTGAAAGTAGAAGCAAAGGAACCGAAACTTATCAGTAAGAAAAACTCATCCCGCGCATCTGAGGCCACCAAACCTCGACTACGCACAAACGATTCACGTCCTTGGATGTTGAATCGAGGTTGCTGA
- the urtE gene encoding urea ABC transporter ATP-binding subunit UrtE: MVQTTTTAHPSSTKTILRASGLNVYYGESHILRNVDLHIPEGEMICLIGRNGVGKTTFLKTIIGLLEQRSGSIEYDGKMLTNQPPYKRARGGIGYVSQGRDIIPRITVRENLLIGMESLPGGMGRNRHIDPIVFELFPILEQFLNRRGGDLSGGQQQQLAIARALLGKPKLLLLDEPTEGIQPSIILDIERAVKRIIDETGISVLLVEQHLHFVKQSSFYYAMQRGGIVSSGPTSQLSDQVIGEFLTV, translated from the coding sequence ATGGTACAAACTACAACCACCGCGCATCCCAGCTCCACAAAAACTATTCTTCGAGCTAGCGGCTTGAATGTGTATTACGGTGAGAGTCACATTCTCAGAAATGTTGACCTGCATATCCCTGAGGGGGAAATGATTTGTTTGATCGGTCGTAATGGAGTGGGAAAGACAACCTTTCTGAAGACGATCATTGGTCTTCTTGAGCAACGATCTGGTTCGATTGAATACGATGGAAAAATGTTGACAAATCAACCTCCCTATAAACGTGCCAGGGGAGGAATTGGTTATGTTTCTCAAGGTCGAGATATCATTCCCCGAATCACGGTTCGTGAGAATCTTCTGATTGGGATGGAATCACTCCCTGGTGGGATGGGACGAAATCGGCATATTGACCCGATTGTCTTTGAACTCTTTCCTATCCTGGAGCAGTTTTTGAATCGTCGTGGCGGTGATCTCAGTGGAGGTCAGCAGCAACAACTTGCCATTGCACGTGCACTGCTTGGTAAGCCAAAACTTCTTTTGTTAGACGAACCGACTGAAGGGATTCAGCCTTCGATCATTCTTGATATCGAACGTGCTGTCAAGCGCATCATTGATGAAACAGGCATCAGTGTTCTTCTTGTTGAGCAGCATCTTCATTTTGTTAAGCAGTCCAGTTTTTATTATGCAATGCAACGCGGTGGTATTGTTTCGAGTGGCCCGACGTCTCAATTGTCTGATCAAGTGATTGGAGAATTCCTTACAGTTTAA
- the urtD gene encoding urea ABC transporter ATP-binding protein UrtD yields the protein MSTPILELNDVSVDFDGFFALTDLSISLEHGELRSIIGPNGAGKTTFLDVITGKVKPTKGSVSLRGSSIIGLSEQKISRLGVGRKFQTPRVFENLSVSRNLELAASPSKMPFSLMFEKLNNTAKDEVYRLMDYVGLAPYAKVLAGSLSHGQKQWLAISMLVAQSPDIILLDEPVAGLTDEETNKTAELIKSLAGEHTVVVIEHDMEFIRDLAAPVTVLHQGQLLTEGSLDEVKSDPKVIEVYLGQSE from the coding sequence ATGTCAACACCAATTCTTGAATTAAATGATGTCAGCGTTGATTTTGATGGTTTCTTTGCATTGACTGATCTCTCCATCTCTCTGGAGCATGGTGAACTAAGGTCAATCATTGGACCCAATGGCGCTGGTAAAACAACTTTTCTAGATGTCATCACTGGAAAGGTTAAGCCAACCAAAGGCTCAGTCTCCCTGAGAGGTTCCAGCATTATTGGTTTGTCGGAACAGAAGATTTCAAGGTTAGGTGTTGGTCGAAAGTTTCAGACACCTCGTGTGTTTGAAAATCTTTCGGTCTCCAGAAATCTTGAGTTGGCTGCTTCACCGAGCAAGATGCCATTCAGTCTGATGTTTGAAAAGCTGAATAATACGGCTAAAGATGAGGTCTATCGCTTGATGGATTATGTGGGCCTTGCTCCTTACGCCAAGGTCTTGGCCGGTTCCCTGTCTCATGGTCAAAAGCAATGGCTTGCGATCTCAATGCTTGTTGCTCAATCTCCAGACATCATTCTTCTGGATGAGCCAGTGGCCGGCTTGACCGATGAAGAGACGAACAAAACAGCTGAACTGATTAAATCCCTTGCAGGTGAACATACCGTGGTGGTCATTGAGCATGATATGGAGTTTATTCGTGATCTTGCCGCACCAGTCACTGTGTTGCATCAAGGGCAGTTGTTGACGGAAGGTTCACTCGACGAAGTGAAGTCTGATCCAAAAGTGATTGAGGTTTATCTCGGTCAATCCGAATAA
- the urtC gene encoding urea ABC transporter permease subunit UrtC: MKIFKKLLPWLLLAFAFFVLPTILSQFRLNLFGRYFSLAIVALGIDLIWGYTGLLSLGQGIFFALGGYAIAMHLLLVTNNDFTTGANGLPKFFENYGVDNLPFFWQPFWSFPWTLIAIWLIPAVVAGLVGYLIFRNRIKGVYFSIITQASLMVFYHFFNGQQKLVNGTNGLKTSTTEIFGMIVGSDDAQLMFYRITLIILPFAYLLCKFLTSGRFGDALIGIRDDEARLRFSGFNPVPFKVIVFLVAGALAGISGALYTVQSGIVSPQYMAISMSIEMVIWVAVGGRGTLIGPIIGAVLVNYLRSLVSEALPEAWLFVQGGLFIFVVVLMPDGIYGWFKNGGFTSMMAAFGIAKKSSTYPKLEMDEGYTTQSQ, encoded by the coding sequence ATGAAAATTTTCAAAAAGCTGCTTCCCTGGCTTCTTCTAGCCTTCGCATTCTTTGTTCTACCGACGATTCTTTCACAGTTCCGCCTCAATCTTTTTGGAAGGTATTTTTCTCTAGCTATCGTTGCTTTAGGCATTGATCTTATCTGGGGATACACCGGACTTCTCAGCCTGGGTCAAGGTATCTTTTTTGCCTTGGGTGGTTATGCCATAGCCATGCATCTTCTGTTGGTGACCAATAATGATTTCACCACGGGAGCCAATGGACTACCAAAGTTCTTCGAGAATTACGGTGTTGATAACCTCCCATTTTTCTGGCAACCATTCTGGTCATTCCCCTGGACACTGATCGCTATTTGGTTGATTCCTGCTGTGGTAGCTGGTCTTGTTGGATATCTAATTTTTAGAAACCGCATCAAGGGAGTTTATTTCTCCATTATCACCCAAGCATCCTTGATGGTTTTTTACCATTTCTTCAATGGACAGCAGAAGCTCGTTAATGGAACAAATGGTCTTAAAACTAGCACCACTGAGATATTCGGAATGATTGTGGGCTCAGACGATGCTCAACTCATGTTTTATCGAATCACTCTTATAATTCTGCCGTTTGCCTACCTTCTTTGTAAGTTTCTGACCAGCGGACGTTTCGGTGATGCTTTGATCGGTATCAGAGACGATGAGGCGCGTTTGCGTTTCAGTGGTTTTAATCCAGTCCCATTCAAAGTCATTGTCTTTCTGGTTGCTGGCGCCTTAGCTGGTATCTCTGGGGCACTTTATACAGTTCAGTCAGGTATTGTTTCACCTCAATATATGGCCATTTCAATGTCCATTGAAATGGTGATTTGGGTTGCTGTTGGTGGTCGTGGAACATTGATCGGACCGATTATTGGTGCTGTTTTAGTCAATTATTTGCGAAGTCTGGTTAGTGAAGCGCTGCCTGAAGCCTGGTTGTTTGTGCAGGGTGGCTTGTTCATCTTTGTGGTTGTGTTGATGCCTGATGGCATTTATGGATGGTTTAAGAATGGCGGATTTACATCGATGATGGCAGCCTTTGGAATTGCAAAGAAATCTTCAACATACCCAAAGCTAGAAATGGATGAGGGTTATACGACTCAATCTCAATAA